The following proteins come from a genomic window of Megalobrama amblycephala isolate DHTTF-2021 linkage group LG1, ASM1881202v1, whole genome shotgun sequence:
- the LOC125245484 gene encoding NACHT, LRR and PYD domains-containing protein 1a allele 1-like isoform X2 gives MSSTSHGLSCVSMNLPPGSSDATMTSDPRQDKTEAVQQAHTLETGDLQKVKDQHKTSMKKKYERLFEGIKLKENETHLNRTYIQLYVTEGEKHEVLQIEKTARTQHSQDTPINCNDIFKASPEPGCKEKDQIKTVLTKGIAGIGKTVSVQKFILDWAEGKANQDVDFMFVLPFRELNLIRDNQYNLHRLLLDFHPELQDLDSKIYEECKVVFIFDGLDESRITLKFSDAQKVSDVSETSSVGVLMSNLMKGELLPSAVIWITSRPAAANQIPIKYINRLTEIWGFNEPQKEEYFRKRISDENQARTIISHIRRARSFHVMCHIPVFCWISVTVLQKLLKEDLSAEIPQTLTEMYINFLLIQFNMRNQKYEETDPEKLLQCNRDVIVKLAEVAFKQLMKGNVVFYEEDLRESSIDATDASAYSGICTEIFKEESVINQKKVYSFIHSSVQEFLAAFYVFYYHINTTMKELSNFASVQSLLKVAVDKALQSENGQLDLFLRFLLGVSLESSQRLLQDLLTHTENSQESIRRTTQYVKEKITDGHGVSTERSINLFLCLLEVKDQTLSREIQKFVKSDKHSVKKICPAHCSTITNMLQILEEVLDELDLKKYNTSDEGRRRLIPAVINCRKALLAGCNLTAQHCKIVSSALQSSTSVLRELDLSNNDLQDSGVQLLSDGLKSPNCHLQILSYHGHSLDQAQVVRLYGDRGRLWLCVFSSKFKPLTLERAGSELQSPRRFRSQAAQQQAEGSKLLTTDTQFRPWRKFQDYTRIEKICL, from the exons ATGAGCTCTACATCTCATGGATTgagctgtgtgtctatgaatCTACCCCCTGGATCCAGTGACGCAACAATGACATCTGACCCCAG acagGACAAAACTGAAGCAGTCCAGCAGGCACACACACTGGAGACTGGAGACCTGCAGAAAGTCAAAGACCAGCACAAAACAAGCATGAAGAAGAAGTATGAAAGATTATTTGAGGGAATCAAACTCAAAGAGAATGAAACCCACCTGAACAGGACCTACATACAGCTCTACGTCACAGAGGGAGAGAAACATGAAGTTTTACAGATTGAGAAAACAGCCAGAACACAACACTCACAAGACACTCCAATCAactgcaatgacatctttaaagCCTCACCTGAACCAGGATGTAAGGAGAAAGACCAAATCAAGACTGTTCTTACTAAAGGCATTGCTGGAATCGGAAAAACtgtctctgtgcagaagttcattctGGACTGGGCCGAGGGAAAAGCCAATCAGGATGTAGATTTCATGTTTGTGCTTCCATTTCGAGAGCTGAACTTGATCAGAGATAATCAGTACAATCTTCACAGACTTCTGTTGGACTTTCATCCTGAACTTCAAGATCTGGACTCAAAGATTTATGAGGAGtgtaaagttgtgttcatctttgatggtctggatgaaagCAGAATCACACTGAAGTTTTCAGATGCTCAGAAAGTTTCTGATGTGAGTGAGACTTCATCAGTGGGTGTGTTGATGTCGAACCTCATGAAAGGAGAGCTGCTTCCCTCTGCtgtcatctggatcacctccagaccagcagcagccaatcagatccccATCAAATACATTAACCGTCTTACAGAAATTTGGGGATTTAATGAGCCTCAGAAggaggaatatttcaggaagagaatcagtgatgAGAATCAAGCCAGAACAATCATCTCACACATCAGAAGAGCAAGAAGCTTCCATGTCATGTGCCACATACCtgtcttctgctggatctcagtcACTGTGCTTCAAAAGCTCCTGAAAGAAGATCTGAGTGCAGAAATCCCTCAAACTCTTACTGAAATGTACATAAACTTcctgttgattcagttcaacaTGAGGAATCAAAAGTATGAAGAGACAGATCCAGAGAAACTCCTGCAATGCAACAGAGATGTGATTGTGAAACTTGCTGAAGTGGCTTTCAAACAGCTTATGAAGGGCAATGTGGTGTTCTATGAGGAAGACCTGAGAGAGAGCAGCATAGATGCCACTGACGCCTCAGCATATTCTGGGATTTGCACAGAGATCTTTAAGGAGGAATCTGTGATTAATCAGAAGAAAgtctattcatttattcattcaagcGTTCAGGAGTTTCTCGCTGCTTTCTATGTGTTTTACTACCACATAAATACAACTATGAAGGAATTGAGTAATTTTGCTTCAGttcaaagtttgcttaaagtTGCGGTAGATAAAGCCCTTCAGAGTGAAAATGGACAGCTGGATCTGTTCCTGCGGTTCCTGCTTGGTGTCTCTCTGGAGTCCAGTCAAAGACTCTTACAAGATctactgacacacacagagaacagCCAAGAGAGCATCAGGAGAACCACTCAATATGTTAAAGAGAAGATCACAGATGGACATGGAGTCTCCACTGAAAGATCCATCAATCTGTTTCTCTGTCTGCTGGAAGTCAAAGATCAGACTCTCTCCAGAGAGATTCAGAAGTTTGTGAAATCAGACAAACACTCAGTGAAGAAAATCTGTCCTGCTCACTGCTCAACAATCACCAACATGCTTCAGATATTAGAGGAGGTGCTGGATGAGCTGGACCTCAAGAAATACAACACTTCAGATGAGGGTAGAAGAAGACTGATACCAGCTGTGATCAACTGCAGGAAAGCTCT ACTTGCTGGCTGTAATCTCACTGCTCAGCATTGTAAAATTGTGTCATCAGCTCTTCAGTCCTCAACCtctgtcctgagagagctggatctgagtaacaatgacctgcaggattcaggagtgCAGCTActctctgatggactgaagagtccaaactgtcatCTGCAGATACTGAG TTACCATGGACACTCATTGGACCAGGCCCAG